Proteins from a genomic interval of Aureimonas sp. AU20:
- a CDS encoding dihydroorotase, whose product MMSKGFERVLRGGTVVNADGIGLRDIGIRDGRIAAIGAIPSGSGGEEIDCTGLHILPGVIDSQVHFREPGPTHKEDLESGSRAAVLGGVTCVFEMPNTDPLTTSEAALADKVKRGHHRMHCDFAFWVGGTRENAPDVAELERLPGAAGIKVFMGSSTGSLLVEDDEGVREILKRARRRAAFHSEDEFRLRERMSLRVENDPASHPVWRDEVAALQCTERLVRIAEETGARIHVLHISTAEEILFLADHKTNATCEATPHHLTLSAEDYARLGTKLQMNPPVRDARHRNGVWFGIEQGIVDVLGSDHAPHTLEEKAKPYPASPSGMTGVQTLVPVMLDHIAKGRLSLERFVDLTSAGPQRIFGLSGKGRIAVGWDADFTVVDLKRRETIRDAWIGSKSQWTPHDGREVTGWPVGTIVRGRRVMWDGALVETSLGEAARFVETLAPRA is encoded by the coding sequence ATGATGAGCAAAGGGTTCGAGCGGGTTCTGAGAGGCGGCACCGTCGTCAACGCGGATGGGATCGGCCTGCGCGACATTGGCATTCGAGACGGCCGGATCGCCGCGATCGGCGCGATACCGTCCGGCAGCGGGGGCGAGGAGATCGACTGCACCGGGCTCCACATCCTGCCCGGTGTCATCGACAGCCAGGTTCATTTCCGTGAGCCTGGCCCGACGCACAAGGAAGACCTCGAATCAGGCTCTCGCGCGGCGGTGCTTGGCGGCGTCACCTGCGTCTTCGAAATGCCCAACACCGATCCGCTCACCACAAGCGAGGCGGCGCTGGCCGACAAGGTGAAGCGCGGGCATCATCGCATGCATTGCGACTTCGCCTTCTGGGTCGGCGGCACACGCGAGAACGCGCCCGACGTCGCCGAACTGGAGCGCCTGCCGGGCGCGGCCGGCATCAAGGTTTTCATGGGCTCGTCCACCGGCTCGCTCCTGGTGGAGGACGACGAGGGCGTGCGGGAGATTCTGAAGCGCGCGCGCCGCCGCGCCGCGTTCCATTCGGAGGACGAGTTTCGCCTGCGCGAGCGCATGAGCCTGCGGGTCGAGAACGACCCGGCCTCGCACCCCGTCTGGCGCGACGAGGTGGCCGCGCTCCAGTGCACGGAGCGGCTGGTGCGCATCGCCGAAGAGACCGGTGCCCGCATCCATGTGCTCCATATCTCGACCGCCGAGGAAATCCTCTTTCTCGCCGACCACAAGACCAACGCGACCTGCGAGGCCACGCCCCACCATCTGACGCTGTCCGCCGAGGACTATGCCCGGCTCGGCACCAAGCTCCAGATGAACCCGCCGGTGCGCGACGCTCGGCATCGCAACGGCGTCTGGTTCGGCATCGAGCAGGGGATCGTCGACGTGCTCGGCTCCGACCATGCGCCGCACACGCTGGAGGAAAAGGCCAAGCCCTATCCCGCCTCGCCTTCGGGCATGACCGGCGTGCAGACTCTGGTGCCCGTGATGCTCGACCATATCGCCAAGGGGCGCTTGTCGCTGGAGCGCTTCGTGGACCTTACCTCCGCCGGCCCGCAGCGCATCTTCGGCCTGTCCGGCAAGGGGCGGATCGCGGTGGGCTGGGATGCCGACTTCACAGTGGTGGACCTCAAGCGGCGCGAGACGATCCGCGACGCGTGGATCGGCTCCAAGTCGCAATGGACGCCGCATGACGGGCGCGAGGTCACGGGCTGGCCGGTCGGCACGATCGTGCGCGGACGGCG